The following is a genomic window from Fibrobacter sp. UWP2.
CGGGAACAGTGTCACCACGGGCGTCATGGCATTGGGCAAAATTTCCTTGAAAAAGAGGTGACGGTGCGAAAGCCCGAGCACGCGCGCCGACTGCACGTAAGTCATGCTGCGCAGCTTGAGGAACTCGCCGCGCATGTAGTAGCTGAGCGAAATCCAGTTGAACGCAGCCATAATCAAGATGAGCAGCCAAAAACTGCGCCCGTAAATGCTCCCGATGAGGATGACCACATAGAGCATGGGGAGCGACGACCAGATTTCGATAAATCGCTGCATGCCGGTGTCCCAGAACTTGCCAAGGTAGCCCTGGATGCCGCCAATCACAATACCGAGGAACGTCCCGAGGAGGGTGAGCAGCAGGCTGAACGAAATGCAAATGCGGAACCCGTGAATGAGGCGCGAGAGCACGTCGCGACCGTTGCTGTCGGTGCCCAGCCAGTGCTTGCCGCTGGGGGCAAAAGGCGGCGCACCGTCCTCGCCGAGGTCGGCCTTCAAGGGGTCGTGCGCAATGGGCGGCATGATGGCGAAGACGTCGGGGCAGCCCCCCGCGCGAGTGTAGCCCTCGGCGGCGTCGGCCTCGCACTCGGCGGCGTCTTCCAAAAGCTTGGCGTAATCGGGCTCAGTCTGGTACGAACCGCCAAAATCGGCCTCGCTGTAACGGGCGAACGCGGGGAAATAACTCTTGCCGCCGTAACTGAGGTAGAGCGGCTCATCATTCACCGTCCACGGACTCGTGAGGCTGAGCGCATACGCGACGACGAGCACCACCAGCGACCAAAACGCCCGCTTGTTCTTGCGGAAGCGCTTGATGCGATTCTTGGTCTCTGTCGTGACGCGGAATTTCATACAAAGCAATATAAAAAAGAATTTTGCCCCAATTCGGGTCGAAACCGGAATTGCGCAGGAGCTCACTGGTTTTTGACGCACCTCACGGAGAACCCGAAGTTCTTGGGCTTCGTCATGTAGCTGAACGCCATGGATTTGTTGGTCAAGTACCACACGTGGGCAGAAGTCCCCTCTTCGTCGGCGCTCCAAAAGAAGGCGAACTTGTAGAGGTTCCCGTACGTTTCGTCGTCAAAGCGGTTGCCCGCGGGCATGGCGCTGAACTTGAGCGTATCGTTCCCATTGGTTTTGCCCGCCCAGTCGTAGTCCGTCTTTAAAAGGTAGCCCGCGTTAAAGTCGGCGCCGGCGGCGGTCCAAAGCGATTCGAAGTCGGCCTGTGAAGGCAGGCGGAACCCTTCGGGGCATGCGGTGGCGGCGGCTTGCCAAGTGTAAAGGCGACCGTACGCCATGCAGTTGTCGGGCTCGTCCTTGAGACAGTAGCTGCCCTCGGTGGCAAAATTGAGGTTGTCGGCAAACCACACGCGGTCGTCGATGGCCACCAGGCGGTAGGTTTGCTTGTCCCGCTTGTCTTTGAACTCGTTGGCGCGCACTTTTTTCGCGGGCGCGGTCTTAGCCTTCGCAGAAGATTTGCCCACGCCCTTCGCAAAACTCGTGCCGGGGAACGCAATAAAAAAAAGCAAAAAAAACACCAAATAACGCATACCCCAAATTTAATTATATTAAGGGTATGGATACACCCAAAAAAACAAGCGTCGAGGCCGGCGCAGAACAAACCGCGAGCAACACAGATGACGCCGCCCGTGCCGCCGCCCTCGCCGACAGCCAAACCACAGACGCCAGCAGCATCAACAGCGAGGACTACTGGTTTTTAAAGCTGAACCAGAACAATCCCTAATGCAAAACCCCGTAGAGCACAAGAAGCAAAAAGAGCGATGCATTTTGGTGGGCATCTCCACGCCCAAGGTGCGTCCATGGCTCGCCTCGGAACAACTGGCCGAACTGGGCAGACTCGCCAA
Proteins encoded in this region:
- a CDS encoding ABC transporter permease subunit, with product MKFRVTTETKNRIKRFRKNKRAFWSLVVLVVAYALSLTSPWTVNDEPLYLSYGGKSYFPAFARYSEADFGGSYQTEPDYAKLLEDAAECEADAAEGYTRAGGCPDVFAIMPPIAHDPLKADLGEDGAPPFAPSGKHWLGTDSNGRDVLSRLIHGFRICISFSLLLTLLGTFLGIVIGGIQGYLGKFWDTGMQRFIEIWSSLPMLYVVILIGSIYGRSFWLLILIMAAFNWISLSYYMRGEFLKLRSMTYVQSARVLGLSHRHLFFKEILPNAMTPVVTLFPFTLIGGIGSLTSLDFLGFGLQPPTPSWGELMSQGLNNLYAPWISVSTVAALFVTLLLTTFVGEGVRDAMDPKSGDRYV
- a CDS encoding fibrobacter succinogenes major paralogous domain-containing protein, which encodes MRYLVFFLLFFIAFPGTSFAKGVGKSSAKAKTAPAKKVRANEFKDKRDKQTYRLVAIDDRVWFADNLNFATEGSYCLKDEPDNCMAYGRLYTWQAAATACPEGFRLPSQADFESLWTAAGADFNAGYLLKTDYDWAGKTNGNDTLKFSAMPAGNRFDDETYGNLYKFAFFWSADEEGTSAHVWYLTNKSMAFSYMTKPKNFGFSVRCVKNQ